A genomic stretch from Capricornis sumatraensis isolate serow.1 chromosome 4, serow.2, whole genome shotgun sequence includes:
- the LOC138077586 gene encoding taste receptor type 2 member 42-like, with protein sequence MPSGIENTFLVATIGGFVIGMLGNGFIVLVNCIDLVKRQKLSSADCILTGLAISRISQLWAILCDSFLLVLWPHLYAIDKLTKVVNSFWILSNHLATWFATCLSVFYFFKVANFSHPCFTWLRWRIRSVVLVLLLGSLSLLFLNSESIYMFSHISTNSYKIYARNSTWSPDVSETHDLHQLIVFNFISLIPFLLSLTSLLLLVLSLMRHIRNLQLNPSSKDLSTEAHKRAMKMVMSFLFLFVIHVSSVLLTGWVFLKLQGCLAKLVVVLTSTVFPSSHSFILILGNSKLRQNAIGLLWYLNCRLKRVKSLAS encoded by the coding sequence ATGCCATCTGGAATTGAAAATACTTTTCTAGTAGCAACAATAGGAGGATTTGTGATTGGAATGTTGGGGAATGGGTTCATTGTACTAGTTAACTGCATTGACCTGGTGAAGAGACAAAAGCTCTCATCAGCTGACTGCATCCTCACAGGCCTGGCTATCTCCAGAATCAGTCAACTTTGGGCAATACTATGTGACTCATTTTTATTGGTACTATGGCCACACCTATATGCCATTGATAAACTAACAAAGGTTGTTAATAGTTTTTGGATACTGTCCAATCACCTAGCTACCTGGTTTGCCACCTGTCTAAGTGTTTTCTACTTCTTTAAAGTAGCCAATTTCTCCCACCCCTGCTTCACTTGGCTGCGGTGGCGAATTCGTAGTGTGGTGCTGGTGCTTCTCTTGGGGTCTTTGTCCTTATTGTTTTTGAATTCTGAATCAATATATATGTTTAGTCATATCTCAACTAACAGCTACAAAATATATGCAAGAAACTCAACGTGGTCCCCAGATGTAAGTGAAACTCATGATCTTCACCAGTTGATTGTTTTTAACTTCATCAGCTTAATCCCCTTTCTTCTGTCCCTGACCTCACTGCTCCTCTTAGTCCTCTCCTTGATGAGGCACATCAGGAATTTGCAGCTCAACCCCAGCTCAAAGGATCTCAGCACAGAGGCCCATAAAAGAGCCATGAAAATGGTGatgtctttcctcttcctcttcgtCATTCATGTTTCTTCCGTCCTATTAACAGGTTGGGTTTTCCTTAAACTGCAGGGATGTCTGGCCAAATTGGTGGTTGTGTTAACTTCGACTGTTTTTCCTTCAAGCCACTCGTTTATCCTAATTTTGGGAAATAGCAAGCTGAGACAAAATGCCATAGGACTACTGTGGTATCTTAACTGCCGCCTGAAAAGAGTGAAATCTTTAGCTTCATAG